In a genomic window of Schistocerca gregaria isolate iqSchGreg1 chromosome 5, iqSchGreg1.2, whole genome shotgun sequence:
- the LOC126272132 gene encoding peroxiredoxin-6-like — MKLESVVPNFKAPSTQGPLDFYKWKGNSWCVLFSHPADFTPVCTTELGRIAVHNPEFQKRGVKLLALSCDKLKDHVDWVNDIKSYCKDIPGDFPYPIVSDETRELAVKLDMIDERDKDNVEKAMTVRAMYVIGPDNRLRLSMVYPASCGRNVDELLRVIDSLQLTDRLKVVATPANWTPGTKVMILPHVPDQELPKLFPGGVERVSMPSGNNYVRTTTDY, encoded by the exons ATGAAGCTCGAGAGCGTCGTACCCAACTTCAAGGCGCCCTCCACGCAGGGGCCACTGGACTTCTACAAGTGGAAAGGCAACTC GTGGTGTGTTCTGTTCTCACACCCGGCAGACTTCACGCCGGTGTGTACCACAGAGCTGGGCCGCATCGCCGTCCACAACCCGGAGTTCCAGAAGCGAGGAGTCAAGCTGCTGGCGCTCTCCTGCGACAAGCTCAAGGACCACGTCGACTGGGTCAAC GACATCAAGTCGTACTGCAAGGACATTCCTGGCGACTTCCCGTACCCCATCGTGTCCGACGAGACGCGTGAGCTGGCCGTCAAGCTGGACATGATCGACGAGCGCGACAAGGACAACGTGGAGAAGGCGATGACGGTGAGGGCCATGTACGTCATCGGGCCGGACAACCGGCTGCGCCTCTCCATGGTGTACCCCGCGTCCTGCGGCCGGAACGTCGA TGAGCTGCTGCGTGTGATCGACTCCCTGCAGCTGACGGACCGGCTGAAGGTGGTGGCCACCCCCGCCAACTGGACGCCCGGCACCAAGGTGATGATCCTGCCCCACGTGCCCGACCAAGAGCTGCCCAAGCTCTTCCCTGGAGGCGTCGAGCGCGTCTCCATGCCCTCCGGCAACAACTACGTGCGCACCACCACAGACTACTGA